Proteins from a single region of Candidatus Kryptoniota bacterium:
- a CDS encoding methylated-DNA--[protein]-cysteine S-methyltransferase: MTTATNKTDYQRIAEAISFIYSHFREQPDLDRVASEIHLSPYHFQRLFKKWAGVSPKKFLEYISVEHAKDLLKLNASLAEASFDVGLSGTGRLHDLFVNIERMTPGEFKNKGANLDIQYGFYETQFGEILIASTGKGVCHIAFANNRARSIRSLREKYANARLEQKENPFHHDALRIFQSDWSDIRGIKLHLKATPFQLKVWEALLKIPFGQLSSYSQVAESIGYPDASRAVGTAIGSNPVAYLIPCHRVIRSTGVIGNYHWGDERKLAIVGWEAARTYGEN; the protein is encoded by the coding sequence ATGACAACGGCAACTAACAAAACAGACTATCAACGAATCGCGGAAGCGATTTCATTTATATACAGTCATTTCCGGGAACAACCCGACCTGGATCGTGTGGCGAGTGAAATTCACCTGAGCCCCTACCATTTTCAAAGGCTTTTCAAGAAATGGGCGGGCGTGAGTCCGAAGAAATTTCTCGAATACATAAGCGTGGAACACGCCAAGGATCTCTTGAAGTTGAACGCATCTCTGGCGGAAGCGAGCTTCGATGTCGGTCTGTCGGGAACCGGACGACTTCACGATCTCTTCGTAAATATCGAGAGGATGACTCCTGGTGAATTCAAAAACAAGGGGGCGAATCTTGATATCCAATATGGATTCTACGAGACGCAGTTCGGCGAAATCCTAATCGCTTCAACCGGCAAGGGTGTGTGTCATATCGCGTTCGCCAACAATAGAGCCCGATCTATCAGGTCGCTCCGGGAAAAATATGCGAACGCGAGGCTGGAACAGAAGGAGAATCCGTTTCATCACGACGCGCTTCGAATCTTCCAGTCGGATTGGTCGGATATCCGTGGGATAAAGCTTCACCTGAAGGCTACGCCCTTCCAGTTGAAGGTTTGGGAGGCACTTCTGAAGATCCCGTTCGGCCAGCTGAGTTCGTACTCCCAGGTAGCAGAATCGATCGGGTACCCGGACGCTTCGCGGGCAGTCGGCACCGCGATCGGGAGCAATCCCGTCGCATATTTGATCCCATGTCATCGCGTGATCAGGTCGACCGGAGTGATCGGCAACTACCACTGGGGAGACGAGCGGAAACTCGCCATAGTCGGATGGGAAGCAGCGAGAACGTACGGAGAAAATTAA
- a CDS encoding radical SAM protein has translation MEQKIRFLLINPTAPEWRVGDGKGPRHSTRSFRFSMLSSLYVAAAMPSYVESRIVDEDTEPIDFNTDADLIGVSFMTFNAPRAYEIGDRFRAIGKKVIFGGYHPTFLPEEAIRHSDAVCVGEAEANVPRMIQDFVHGELKGIYRNGPVDLKGLPIPDRTLTRKNFYIPADTVQATRGCPNMCTFCSITSFFKHQLRVRPVDEVIEELRGLGRYIMFMDDSIAADRDYAGKLFSKMIPLRKRWFSQCTIGIADDEELLRLASESGCKGLFVGLESLSQDGLKKLGKNFNRASDYRRSISLLHDAGIAVYTGIVLGNDSDRPDVFRYTIEFLLETNVDALQATILTPFPGTPVYDQLNREGRITCTDWSMYDFNNVVFEPKNMSADTLKRGHDWVLSQFYSRRAITARLSREFAYLNIPVMAHGTIPLNLGYRTRLRKVGVLND, from the coding sequence ATGGAACAGAAGATCAGGTTTCTATTGATTAACCCCACTGCTCCGGAGTGGCGCGTCGGCGACGGGAAAGGTCCACGGCACTCCACAAGGTCATTCAGGTTTTCGATGCTGTCCAGTCTGTACGTGGCAGCGGCTATGCCCTCTTATGTGGAATCCAGAATCGTCGATGAAGATACCGAGCCAATCGACTTCAATACCGACGCCGATCTCATCGGAGTTTCGTTCATGACTTTCAACGCGCCAAGGGCTTACGAGATTGGCGACAGGTTTCGAGCGATTGGGAAGAAGGTAATTTTCGGAGGGTACCATCCCACTTTCTTGCCTGAAGAAGCGATAAGGCATTCTGATGCAGTGTGTGTGGGCGAGGCGGAAGCGAACGTCCCGCGTATGATCCAGGATTTCGTCCACGGGGAGCTTAAAGGTATTTACAGAAACGGACCTGTCGACCTGAAAGGACTTCCGATTCCCGACAGGACTCTCACGCGCAAGAACTTCTATATACCGGCGGACACAGTCCAGGCAACGCGCGGGTGTCCCAACATGTGCACGTTTTGTTCGATCACTTCTTTTTTCAAACATCAGCTCCGGGTGAGACCCGTCGATGAAGTGATAGAGGAACTGCGCGGACTTGGACGCTACATCATGTTCATGGACGACAGCATCGCGGCCGACCGGGACTACGCGGGCAAACTCTTCAGCAAAATGATACCTCTTCGAAAGCGCTGGTTCAGCCAGTGTACGATCGGCATCGCAGACGACGAAGAACTCCTCCGACTTGCAAGTGAGAGCGGATGCAAAGGTCTCTTCGTCGGCCTCGAGTCTTTATCGCAGGATGGTCTAAAGAAACTCGGAAAGAATTTCAACCGGGCATCAGACTACCGGCGCTCGATATCCTTACTTCACGATGCGGGAATCGCAGTATACACGGGAATTGTCCTCGGAAACGACTCCGATAGGCCGGACGTCTTCAGATATACTATTGAATTCCTCCTCGAGACGAATGTCGATGCGCTCCAGGCTACTATTCTGACTCCTTTTCCTGGTACACCCGTTTACGATCAGCTGAACAGGGAAGGGAGAATCACATGTACGGATTGGAGCATGTACGATTTCAATAACGTTGTGTTCGAGCCGAAGAACATGAGCGCGGATACGCTAAAGCGGGGCCATGATTGGGTGCTGTCTCAATTTTACTCCAGGCGCGCGATCACCGCCCGGCTGTCTCGGGAATTCGCCTACTTGAACATTCCTGTCATGGCACACGGCACGATACCTCTAAATCTTGGATACAGGACACGGCTCCGGAAAGTTGGGGTACTCAATGACTGA
- a CDS encoding proline dehydrogenase family protein — protein sequence MPGEELDDAIGASKEFQKEGIPTVFTYLGESIKDLGEAATVRDHYISVLERISSEKLEIEISVKLTQLGLDLSGETALENFKLIAERARRLGNVVWIDMERSNYVDATLDLYRKARKDFANTGVCLQAYLRRTRSDVEKLLQISPSIRLVKGAYNEPKEIVFPSKHDVDENYFELSKMLLRGIRENGARAAFGTHDIQLHERIIKSSAEFGIPNEKLEFQMLYGIKTNDQKRLAREGYHIRVLISYGKAWYKWYVRRLAERPANIGFVLRNLFGG from the coding sequence ATGCCTGGAGAGGAACTCGATGACGCGATCGGAGCATCGAAGGAATTTCAGAAGGAAGGAATTCCTACGGTCTTTACCTATTTGGGCGAGAGTATTAAAGATCTGGGCGAGGCAGCAACGGTGAGGGATCATTATATAAGCGTTCTCGAGAGGATCTCGTCGGAAAAGCTCGAGATAGAAATCTCCGTCAAGTTGACCCAGCTCGGATTGGATTTGTCGGGCGAGACCGCTCTGGAAAACTTCAAGTTAATTGCGGAACGGGCCCGCCGGCTCGGAAATGTGGTGTGGATCGATATGGAGCGGAGCAATTACGTCGATGCGACGCTCGATCTTTACCGGAAAGCGAGAAAGGATTTCGCGAATACGGGTGTTTGTCTACAAGCATACCTCAGACGTACCCGGAGCGATGTTGAAAAATTACTCCAGATTTCTCCGTCGATACGTCTGGTCAAGGGCGCGTATAATGAGCCGAAGGAAATAGTGTTTCCCAGTAAGCACGATGTGGATGAGAATTATTTCGAGCTGTCTAAAATGCTTCTCCGCGGAATAAGAGAGAACGGGGCGAGAGCGGCTTTCGGAACACACGACATACAATTGCACGAGAGGATCATCAAGTCGTCAGCGGAGTTCGGAATTCCAAACGAGAAACTTGAATTCCAGATGCTCTATGGGATCAAGACCAACGACCAGAAGAGGCTCGCGAGAGAAGGTTATCATATACGCGTGCTCATCAGTTACGGTAAGGCGTGGTACAAATGGTACGTGCGGCGTCTCGCAGAACGGCCGGCAAACATCGGTTTCGTCCTGAGGAATCTGTTCGGGGGATGA
- a CDS encoding dihydrodipicolinate synthase family protein: MINGIFPPIATPFERGEVAFDRLAQNMNRWNTTGLAGYVVMGSNGESAFLTREEKLKLVDAVKQNLPSGKLLIAGTGSDSIRETISLSNDAAGLGADYALVLTPSFYKGEMNGAAFVRYFSEVADSIKIPLIIYNVPKFTGVSIEADAVSKLSRHGNIAGLKNSSENTAHTAELVACAPGDFSVLVGTASVLYPGLIAGATGGILALANIVPAECVELKSLFDSGKHSAAAALQAKLIPVNRAVTSKYGVPGLKAAMDMLGYFGGDPRSPLAPLGEKERAELKLILKGAGLLD; the protein is encoded by the coding sequence ATGATTAATGGAATATTTCCGCCGATCGCGACTCCGTTTGAACGTGGAGAAGTGGCATTCGACAGATTAGCTCAAAATATGAATCGGTGGAACACGACGGGTCTGGCCGGATACGTCGTGATGGGCTCCAATGGCGAGAGCGCGTTCCTCACGCGTGAGGAGAAATTGAAGCTTGTCGATGCGGTGAAACAAAATCTTCCTTCCGGAAAATTGCTTATCGCGGGAACCGGATCGGACTCTATAAGGGAGACAATTTCGCTGTCTAATGATGCTGCCGGTCTCGGAGCCGATTATGCGCTCGTGCTGACTCCGTCATTCTATAAAGGAGAGATGAACGGTGCGGCGTTTGTGAGATATTTCTCGGAAGTTGCGGACTCGATAAAGATACCTCTGATTATTTACAATGTTCCGAAATTTACGGGAGTTAGCATTGAGGCAGATGCGGTGTCGAAACTTTCGCGGCATGGAAATATTGCCGGACTGAAGAACAGCTCCGAGAATACCGCTCACACGGCCGAGTTGGTCGCGTGTGCGCCCGGGGACTTTTCGGTTCTTGTGGGAACGGCTTCGGTTCTGTATCCCGGCCTCATCGCAGGTGCGACAGGCGGTATCCTCGCGCTCGCGAATATTGTGCCCGCGGAGTGTGTCGAGCTGAAGAGTCTTTTTGACTCGGGCAAACACTCGGCGGCCGCAGCGCTCCAAGCGAAACTCATCCCGGTCAACAGGGCGGTAACATCTAAGTACGGTGTTCCGGGACTTAAGGCGGCGATGGACATGCTCGGCTACTTCGGCGGCGATCCCCGCAGCCCGCTCGCCCCGCTCGGCGAGAAGGAACGTGCAGAACTAAAGCTGATTCTAAAAGGCGCAGGATTACTGGATTGA
- a CDS encoding alanine--glyoxylate aminotransferase family protein, with amino-acid sequence MIMKTFHPPDRILMGPGPSNVHPRVLEAMSRPTIGHLDPAFIGLMDEIKSLLRDTFITKNEVTFPVSGPGSVGMEACVVNMVEPGMKVAVCVNGAFGGRLREMIERSGGLPVVVDAPWGEPVDPNKLEDALRADRDVKVVAFVHAETSTGARSDIQKLSEIAHEHGCLTIADTVTSLGGIPVKVDEWKLDAVYSGSQKCLSCPPGLSPVTFSERAVNAIKNRKTKVRSWFMDVSLVLSYWSGAKRTYHHTAPINALYGLHEALLIVHEEGLENAWARHRKNSDLFRAGLEQIALKTFVNGEASLPELVTVCVPDGVDEAAVRERLLNRHNIEIGAGLGQLAGKIWRIGLMGYTSNEKNVKLSLEALKEEIGK; translated from the coding sequence ATAATCATGAAAACCTTTCATCCTCCCGATAGAATCTTAATGGGGCCGGGACCGTCGAACGTCCACCCCAGAGTTCTCGAAGCTATGTCCCGTCCCACGATCGGCCATCTCGATCCGGCATTCATCGGGTTGATGGATGAAATCAAATCCCTTTTGAGAGACACGTTCATTACAAAGAACGAGGTGACATTCCCCGTGTCCGGACCGGGATCCGTCGGGATGGAAGCGTGTGTGGTCAACATGGTCGAACCCGGAATGAAGGTCGCAGTTTGCGTGAACGGTGCGTTCGGGGGACGACTCAGAGAGATGATCGAGCGCAGCGGGGGATTACCCGTCGTAGTCGATGCTCCCTGGGGTGAACCGGTCGATCCCAATAAACTGGAAGACGCTCTCCGCGCTGACAGGGACGTAAAGGTGGTCGCGTTCGTTCACGCAGAGACTTCGACCGGCGCCCGGTCGGACATTCAAAAACTCTCGGAGATCGCGCACGAACACGGCTGCCTCACGATCGCCGACACAGTGACGTCGCTCGGTGGAATTCCCGTGAAAGTCGACGAATGGAAGCTCGACGCTGTTTATTCCGGGAGCCAGAAATGTCTTTCGTGTCCTCCCGGACTTTCGCCTGTGACGTTCAGTGAGCGGGCGGTGAACGCGATAAAGAATCGAAAAACGAAAGTGAGGAGCTGGTTCATGGACGTAAGCCTCGTCCTTAGTTACTGGAGCGGGGCGAAGCGGACGTACCATCATACGGCACCAATCAATGCGCTCTACGGTCTCCATGAAGCGCTTCTTATCGTTCACGAAGAGGGACTTGAAAATGCCTGGGCAAGACACAGGAAAAATTCCGATTTGTTCCGGGCGGGACTTGAACAGATCGCATTGAAGACATTCGTGAACGGTGAAGCCAGCTTGCCCGAGCTCGTTACCGTCTGCGTCCCCGATGGAGTCGACGAAGCAGCGGTCAGGGAACGCCTACTGAACCGCCATAACATTGAGATCGGTGCCGGACTCGGCCAGCTTGCCGGAAAGATCTGGAGGATTGGACTGATGGGATACACTTCGAATGAGAAGAACGTTAAATTAAGTCTGGAAGCTCTGAAAGAGGAGATTGGAAAGTAA
- the pruA gene encoding L-glutamate gamma-semialdehyde dehydrogenase has translation MSNAKFEIPLPPNEPVKNYLPGSQERASLKAKLEEMQNKQIEIPLIIGGEEIKTGKIGKCVLPHDHKTVIATYHQAGEKEVNMAIDAALAARKAWAGLDWEERLSIFMKAAALLSGPWRDTLNAATMLGQSKNVFQAEIDSAAELTDFFRFNAYYAMQIFEQQPPHSPVDVRNKMEYRPLEGFVFAVSPFNFTSIAGNLPTAPAMVGNVVLAKPASSAVYSAYYITKLLQEAGVPPGVINFVPGSGGSVGKPAMLSPYLAGIHFTGSTSVFQDMWKTVGENISKYKWYPRIVGETGGKDFIFAHKSADIQELGVGIIRGAFEYQGQKCSAASRSYIPRSLWANLKDYMISELKTVKMGDVRDFSNFMNAVIDKGAFSTITGYIDFAKKSSEAEIVCGGNYDDSKGFFIEPTIILARNPHFKTMEEEIFGPVMTVCVYDDDKYEETLHLCDETSPYALTGAIFAHDRYAVATANRILVNASGNFYINDKPTGAVVGQQPFGGARASGTNDKAGSFLNMVRWLSPRSTKENLVPPKNYRYPFMGEK, from the coding sequence TTGTCAAACGCAAAATTTGAAATACCGTTGCCGCCGAACGAACCCGTGAAAAATTATCTTCCGGGTTCACAGGAGCGAGCGTCTCTGAAAGCAAAACTCGAGGAGATGCAAAATAAGCAGATCGAGATACCGCTGATCATAGGAGGAGAAGAGATAAAGACAGGCAAAATCGGAAAGTGCGTACTTCCGCACGACCATAAAACTGTAATTGCTACCTACCACCAGGCCGGTGAAAAGGAAGTAAACATGGCGATCGATGCGGCCCTTGCGGCGCGGAAAGCATGGGCTGGCCTCGATTGGGAAGAGAGACTGTCCATTTTCATGAAAGCTGCAGCTCTGCTGTCGGGTCCATGGCGCGATACACTGAATGCCGCGACGATGCTGGGACAGAGCAAAAACGTTTTCCAGGCCGAGATCGATTCGGCGGCGGAGCTGACGGATTTCTTCAGGTTCAATGCATACTACGCGATGCAGATCTTTGAGCAGCAGCCGCCGCATTCGCCGGTGGATGTCAGGAACAAAATGGAATACCGCCCGCTCGAGGGATTTGTCTTTGCCGTTTCTCCTTTTAACTTCACGTCGATAGCGGGTAACCTCCCGACCGCACCCGCGATGGTTGGCAATGTCGTTCTCGCGAAACCCGCCTCCAGCGCGGTCTATTCGGCGTACTATATAACGAAACTCCTCCAGGAAGCGGGCGTGCCGCCGGGAGTCATCAATTTTGTGCCAGGATCGGGTGGATCTGTCGGAAAACCTGCGATGCTGTCTCCGTATCTGGCCGGAATTCATTTTACCGGTAGCACTTCGGTGTTCCAGGATATGTGGAAGACGGTCGGCGAAAATATTTCGAAATACAAATGGTACCCGAGAATTGTTGGCGAGACCGGCGGCAAGGACTTTATTTTCGCCCACAAGAGTGCCGACATTCAGGAGCTCGGAGTCGGGATAATCCGCGGCGCGTTCGAATACCAGGGGCAGAAATGTTCGGCCGCGTCGAGGTCATACATCCCTCGATCGCTCTGGGCAAATCTAAAAGATTATATGATCAGCGAATTGAAGACGGTGAAGATGGGTGACGTACGTGATTTCTCGAACTTCATGAACGCGGTCATCGATAAAGGGGCGTTCTCGACAATCACCGGCTATATCGATTTCGCGAAGAAATCCTCCGAGGCTGAAATAGTATGCGGCGGGAATTACGACGACTCTAAGGGATTTTTCATCGAGCCGACGATTATCCTTGCCAGGAACCCGCACTTCAAAACTATGGAAGAGGAAATCTTTGGACCCGTCATGACGGTTTGTGTCTATGATGATGACAAGTACGAAGAGACGCTTCATCTTTGCGACGAGACGTCTCCATATGCTTTGACGGGAGCGATATTTGCGCATGACAGGTATGCGGTTGCTACCGCGAACCGGATACTGGTGAATGCCTCCGGAAACTTCTATATAAATGACAAGCCGACGGGCGCTGTCGTAGGACAACAGCCGTTCGGAGGCGCGAGAGCAAGCGGGACGAACGACAAGGCAGGAAGTTTCCTGAACATGGTCCGCTGGCTTTCGCCGCGGAGCACGAAAGAGAATCTTGTTCCCCCGAAGAATTATCGCTATCCGTTCATGGGTGAAAAATAG
- a CDS encoding porin family protein: MRRSMILLAVIFLVGASSVQSQTLRVGAQGQKALLFNFVGLNALNLGAYSTYVNQSAGIGAKYFLSDGVAVRGLLLFGINNHTTSTTPEVSDNKFSFGIGGALEYHLPISSSVSPYVGGGLQFMTSTETTNPASFKTTQSMFGVGALMGVEYFFNQSISLGAEYQFGLTTGSATATGAADQSQLTVGFQTAGLTMAVYF, encoded by the coding sequence ATGCGTAGATCCATGATTCTACTCGCCGTCATTTTCCTTGTGGGAGCCTCGAGCGTTCAATCCCAGACGCTGCGGGTTGGCGCGCAGGGACAGAAAGCGCTCCTCTTCAACTTTGTCGGCCTGAATGCACTTAACCTCGGAGCCTACTCGACTTACGTGAACCAATCTGCCGGCATCGGGGCGAAGTACTTTCTTTCTGATGGAGTCGCAGTCCGCGGATTGCTCCTCTTCGGAATCAACAATCACACTACGAGCACGACACCAGAAGTTTCCGACAATAAATTTTCATTTGGAATCGGTGGAGCGCTGGAGTACCACCTTCCGATTTCATCAAGCGTGAGTCCGTATGTCGGAGGCGGATTGCAGTTTATGACTAGTACAGAGACAACCAACCCCGCCTCCTTTAAGACGACACAGAGCATGTTTGGTGTCGGAGCGCTGATGGGAGTGGAGTACTTTTTTAACCAGAGTATCAGCCTCGGTGCAGAGTACCAATTCGGTCTGACAACCGGAAGCGCAACAGCGACTGGTGCGGCGGATCAAAGCCAGCTCACTGTCGGCTTCCAGACGGCGGGTCTCACGATGGCGGTCTATTTCTGA
- a CDS encoding pyrimidine dimer DNA glycosylase/endonuclease V, producing MDQKKFLLGIHLSLWNILLECLDAMGLVALWREALPDRKLLERRTKGYKHHPQLSRFRSQASPAASIDYFLRAPHRSSSGLFL from the coding sequence GTGGATCAAAAGAAATTCTTGCTGGGGATTCATTTGAGTCTATGGAACATACTTCTTGAATGCCTTGATGCGATGGGTCTCGTGGCACTCTGGAGAGAGGCATTGCCCGACAGGAAACTCCTGGAGCGGCGGACAAAGGGCTACAAACATCATCCGCAACTTTCTCGATTCCGATCTCAGGCTTCTCCTGCGGCATCAATAGATTATTTCCTTCGCGCGCCCCACAGATCATCCTCTGGACTTTTCCTGTAA
- a CDS encoding M3 family metallopeptidase, protein MRKISFVLILLSASAAVSILSGAINIDSVSHQQTGISVKPQTTLTIDDTSAAVFASSNPFAGPSPLQYQAPPFDRVHDSDYKPAIEEGMRRQLSEIDKIATDPSPATVDNTIVAMEKSGDLLTRVTKVFFAMTQANTDDALQSIESEEAPKLAAHSDAIYLNDNLFRRVKLIYDSREKLGLDAVQKFLVRRYYLDFVRSGALLSEPDKQKLRALNQEESKLVTDFQNKLLAGTKAGGLVIDDKKELDGMSDAEIAAAAQAAHDRGLDGKWVVPLQNTTQQPAQVSLSDRNVRERLFESSTMRTERGDSNDTRTIITRLTEIRAERAKLLGYPNFAAYSLEDQMAKTPAAAIRLLTDLVPASMAKARNEAAKMQALVDRESGGFKLQPWDWQYYAEKVRKADYDLDESQIKPYFELNRVLQDGVFYAANKLYGLTFRERKDIPVYQPDVKVFEVFDANGKSIALWYCDYFKRDNKSGGAWEDTFVDGSGLLHAKPVVFNVANFTKPAQGQPALLTFDDVTTMFHEFGHALHAMLTNVEYPRLAGTNVPRDFVEFPSQFNEHWALYPAVLAHYAKQYKTGEPMPKELVGKIRKARTFNQGFATTEYLEASLLDMAWHTIPQGAQVANVDSFETHALEQYGVYMPLVPPRYRSTYFAHIWSNGYAAGYYSYLWSEVLDDDAFAWFTEHGGLTRANGERFRKMILSRGGSEDVGALYRAFRGRDPNVKALLEDRGLTEK, encoded by the coding sequence ATGAGGAAAATTTCCTTTGTACTTATACTTCTGTCCGCTTCGGCTGCGGTCTCAATTCTGTCAGGGGCTATCAACATTGATTCCGTTTCACATCAACAAACTGGGATATCCGTGAAACCTCAGACTACACTAACGATTGACGATACCTCAGCCGCGGTATTTGCGAGCAGCAATCCATTCGCCGGACCGAGTCCACTTCAATACCAGGCGCCGCCTTTTGACCGGGTCCACGACTCCGATTACAAGCCTGCGATCGAGGAAGGGATGCGGAGGCAGCTTTCAGAGATCGACAAGATTGCCACCGATCCGTCACCCGCGACAGTTGACAATACGATCGTCGCCATGGAGAAATCAGGCGATCTTCTCACGCGTGTTACGAAAGTATTCTTCGCGATGACTCAGGCGAATACCGACGACGCACTGCAGAGCATCGAGTCCGAGGAAGCCCCGAAACTCGCCGCTCATTCAGATGCAATATATCTCAATGACAATTTGTTCCGGCGCGTAAAATTGATATACGACAGTAGGGAGAAGCTCGGTCTCGACGCTGTCCAAAAATTCCTGGTAAGGCGCTACTACCTGGACTTTGTGCGGTCGGGCGCGCTTCTTTCGGAACCCGATAAACAAAAACTCCGCGCGTTGAACCAGGAAGAATCGAAACTCGTCACCGATTTCCAGAATAAGCTTCTGGCCGGGACGAAAGCCGGCGGCCTCGTCATCGATGATAAGAAGGAGCTCGATGGTATGAGCGATGCCGAAATTGCTGCAGCGGCGCAAGCTGCGCACGACCGGGGTCTCGACGGAAAGTGGGTTGTCCCTCTTCAAAATACCACGCAGCAGCCTGCCCAGGTTTCGCTCAGCGACCGGAATGTGCGCGAGAGATTGTTCGAATCGTCGACGATGCGCACGGAGCGCGGCGATAGCAATGACACGCGCACGATTATAACCCGCCTCACAGAAATTCGTGCCGAACGGGCAAAACTTTTAGGTTATCCGAACTTCGCCGCATATTCGCTCGAAGATCAGATGGCGAAGACTCCCGCTGCGGCCATCAGGCTTCTTACAGACCTCGTGCCCGCTTCGATGGCGAAAGCACGAAACGAAGCTGCGAAGATGCAAGCGCTGGTAGATCGCGAGAGTGGCGGGTTCAAACTCCAGCCCTGGGACTGGCAGTATTATGCCGAGAAAGTCAGAAAGGCCGACTACGACCTGGATGAGTCACAGATCAAGCCGTACTTCGAGCTGAACCGTGTCCTTCAGGACGGAGTTTTCTATGCCGCGAACAAATTGTACGGACTGACGTTCAGGGAGAGGAAGGACATTCCTGTATATCAGCCTGACGTCAAAGTGTTCGAAGTGTTCGACGCCAACGGGAAATCGATAGCGCTCTGGTACTGCGACTACTTCAAGCGCGATAACAAGAGCGGAGGCGCGTGGGAAGATACGTTCGTTGACGGGTCAGGACTTCTTCACGCGAAACCTGTGGTCTTCAACGTGGCAAACTTCACGAAACCCGCCCAGGGTCAGCCGGCGCTTCTCACTTTCGATGATGTTACCACGATGTTCCACGAATTCGGACACGCGCTTCATGCAATGCTCACAAATGTCGAGTACCCGCGACTAGCCGGTACCAACGTTCCGCGGGATTTTGTAGAATTTCCGTCGCAGTTCAACGAGCACTGGGCGCTTTACCCGGCGGTCCTCGCACACTACGCGAAGCAATACAAAACGGGAGAGCCGATGCCGAAAGAACTTGTCGGTAAGATCAGGAAGGCGCGAACGTTTAACCAGGGCTTCGCCACCACCGAATATCTTGAAGCGTCTCTACTCGATATGGCGTGGCACACAATTCCACAGGGGGCGCAGGTTGCAAACGTAGACTCGTTTGAGACTCATGCCCTTGAACAGTACGGCGTTTACATGCCACTCGTGCCACCGCGGTACCGCTCAACATATTTCGCCCATATTTGGAGCAACGGATATGCAGCAGGTTATTACTCGTACCTGTGGAGCGAAGTACTCGACGATGACGCCTTCGCATGGTTCACTGAACATGGAGGCCTGACCCGGGCGAACGGCGAACGTTTCAGAAAAATGATTTTGTCGCGCGGAGGATCTGAAGACGTCGGCGCGCTCTATCGAGCTTTTCGCGGGCGCGACCCGAATGTAAAAGCGCTCCTCGAGGATCGGGGATTGACTGAAAAATGA
- a CDS encoding CapA family protein: MTSKTILFTIVFSSVFLFSCHKTENVPLKSEISVCFTGDVMLARGVKNRVRKNGKEFLFEKIQPVLDRFNYRFINLECPITPLAHLPDKPYSFRADSNFVGILCTARITHATLANNHINDQTTEGAQDTHDILQENGIVPIGLKRKDATYCNPAEINVGRRMLAIFAALGIDMKSSNIWYSGDSVFVNGIKQYREKNPSAFIVCYVHWGTEYLKFPSHDQVQSARTLIDAGADIIIGHHPHVIESIDCYKGKLILYSLGNLIFDQHDAETMKGIMAGLSFRDTTVEAEIIPYGIKDFRPVPITAGERAPFKEALLSISRNISLDEKIDGWSVGKRPSLISAKN, encoded by the coding sequence TTGACTTCAAAGACTATCCTCTTTACAATTGTCTTCTCATCCGTTTTTCTATTTTCGTGCCATAAAACCGAGAATGTCCCGCTGAAATCCGAAATAAGCGTCTGCTTCACGGGTGACGTGATGCTGGCACGGGGCGTAAAGAACAGAGTCAGGAAGAACGGAAAGGAATTTCTTTTCGAAAAAATCCAACCGGTCCTGGATAGGTTCAACTATAGGTTCATAAATCTGGAGTGCCCGATAACGCCTCTCGCCCATCTGCCTGATAAGCCTTACTCGTTCAGGGCCGACAGCAATTTCGTCGGCATCCTCTGCACGGCGCGCATAACTCACGCGACGCTGGCGAACAACCACATCAACGATCAGACTACTGAAGGTGCTCAAGACACCCACGATATTCTTCAGGAAAACGGTATCGTTCCGATCGGGCTCAAGAGAAAGGATGCGACCTACTGCAATCCGGCGGAGATCAACGTCGGCAGAAGGATGCTCGCGATTTTTGCGGCACTCGGAATAGACATGAAATCGTCGAACATCTGGTATTCGGGCGACTCGGTATTCGTAAACGGTATCAAACAGTACAGAGAGAAAAATCCTTCGGCGTTCATAGTCTGTTATGTGCACTGGGGGACGGAGTATCTCAAATTCCCATCCCACGATCAGGTGCAATCGGCCAGGACATTGATCGACGCGGGTGCCGACATCATCATCGGACACCACCCGCACGTGATCGAGTCGATAGATTGTTATAAAGGGAAACTGATTTTGTACAGTCTTGGTAACCTGATTTTCGATCAGCATGACGCGGAGACCATGAAGGGGATCATGGCGGGCCTCTCTTTTCGTGACACAACTGTCGAAGCGGAAATAATTCCGTACGGCATAAAAGACTTTCGTCCCGTTCCTATAACCGCGGGAGAGCGGGCTCCGTTCAAAGAAGCGCTTCTATCGATCTCAAGGAATATTTCTTTGGACGAAAAGATAGACGGGTGGAGTGTGGGAAAAAGGCCATCACTGATTAGCGCTAAGAACTGA